A region of Faecalibacterium taiwanense DNA encodes the following proteins:
- a CDS encoding helix-turn-helix domain-containing protein, translating to MREKKDINIEIGGNIQVAREQAGYTQDTLSEMLGMTPNHLSAIERGASGISLEALQRLCRLLGVSADRIIFGTDEPEAEALALARRISDIKPEYRQQVQELLSAILNMS from the coding sequence ATGCGAGAGAAGAAGGACATCAATATTGAAATCGGCGGCAATATTCAAGTGGCAAGAGAACAGGCGGGCTATACGCAGGACACGCTCTCAGAAATGCTTGGCATGACGCCGAATCACCTGAGCGCTATTGAGCGTGGTGCTTCCGGTATTTCTCTTGAAGCCTTGCAGCGTCTTTGCCGTTTGCTGGGCGTCAGTGCGGACCGAATTATCTTTGGGACCGATGAGCCAGAAGCGGAAGCCCTTGCGCTTGCCAGACGTATTTCGGATATAAAGCCGGAATACCGGCAACAGGTTCAAGAGCTGCTGTCCGCTATTTTGAATATGTCATAA
- a CDS encoding SLOG family protein has product MSRIIEFRKSAQKAAKQSVQGKTCAFTGHRPQSLPFGFDESDKRCTSLKSVMRDQIVALIENEGVTHFITGMALGVDMYAAEIVLDLKSKYPHITLESAIPCETQAIKWSVASRERYYNIAAKCDKETMLQREYTPDCMDKRNQYMVDHADYILAVWNGCPSGTGNTVRYAHKKGKSIIVINPVSLDVTRE; this is encoded by the coding sequence ATGTCGCGCATTATTGAGTTTAGAAAGTCTGCTCAAAAAGCTGCAAAGCAATCCGTTCAAGGCAAGACTTGTGCGTTTACCGGTCATAGACCGCAGAGTCTTCCATTCGGCTTTGATGAATCCGATAAGCGTTGTACTTCTTTGAAATCTGTTATGCGGGATCAGATTGTAGCACTCATCGAGAACGAGGGCGTCACGCATTTTATTACCGGCATGGCTCTTGGCGTCGATATGTACGCTGCGGAAATTGTACTCGATTTGAAATCAAAATACCCTCACATTACTCTGGAAAGCGCAATCCCTTGTGAGACACAAGCGATCAAATGGTCTGTGGCTTCACGGGAACGGTATTATAATATCGCGGCAAAGTGTGACAAGGAGACCATGCTGCAACGGGAGTACACGCCGGACTGCATGGACAAGAGAAATCAGTACATGGTAGATCATGCCGATTATATTCTCGCAGTATGGAATGGATGCCCCAGCGGTACCGGGAATACCGTGAGATATGCCCACAAAAAGGGCAAATCTATCATCGTTATCAATCCGGTTTCCCTTGATGTCACGCGGGAATGA
- a CDS encoding ATP-dependent DNA helicase produces MDNRFYFGFNTSEERKKRRKAELYSMSEQVSTFFWDEAPQHGLEMREGQQDMSFEIVDALINDQHFAIEAGVGIGKSFGYLVPVLLYSKRMNKPVIIATSTIALQEQLWRDVHAVMPLLGLNRDVILAKGQTHYLCNKRADEYMCDPKADPPDAIKEGIKQGYEERKDFPEVLPQGVWDKVNVQRFSMKNCGSCEKKCKYYKVRAALKFTDGVVLCNQDFLTQHLMKLRRGQEGLINAAADLLVVDEAHNLDDKVRSATTERFGQGMLFGMIKNAFYELRSFDQSSVSGEKREAESAIIAFYNCLKAQVQKQINEAEQNMRYADRFFFDNNGSAIELLTEMNAAIHNLSSSIQIYSSMDFRNNRSFAASDDLDAVSESLSELLDQIDDMLIWIEQHGSNTELVYCPKNTKEIVSRLYFNGDERTILTSATLTNATSGSLEEQYSYFISNTGFPAGDRGCLSEPKPSPYPYDEHAMIYYCDDLPHPTREHEAFIEKGVERLLEILSISNGKALVLFTAKTDMEEVYSILSEKNLPYKILMQQPGSSQDKVLNEFKEDTNSVLLGTGAYWEGISIEGKSLSNVIIFRLPFPVPDPIIEYKCSVAKDALMDVRVPEMIIKLKQGIGRLIRNFTDTGIVCIIDRRLRDEPPERYHDITWDSLPIKKRTSSLDELRKFYEGLPSAKE; encoded by the coding sequence ATGGACAACAGATTCTATTTTGGATTCAATACATCGGAGGAACGGAAAAAGCGCAGAAAAGCAGAGCTGTACTCCATGAGTGAGCAAGTCAGCACCTTCTTTTGGGATGAAGCCCCGCAGCATGGTTTGGAAATGCGTGAGGGACAGCAGGATATGTCCTTTGAGATTGTGGACGCCCTCATAAACGATCAGCATTTTGCGATTGAAGCTGGCGTGGGCATTGGAAAGTCCTTTGGCTATCTTGTGCCGGTGCTGCTGTACAGCAAACGCATGAACAAGCCGGTTATCATCGCAACCTCGACCATTGCGCTTCAAGAACAGCTCTGGCGCGATGTCCACGCGGTAATGCCCCTTCTTGGGCTGAACAGAGATGTTATCCTCGCAAAAGGACAGACCCATTATCTCTGCAACAAACGCGCAGATGAGTATATGTGTGACCCGAAAGCAGACCCACCGGACGCGATCAAAGAAGGAATCAAGCAAGGGTATGAGGAACGCAAGGATTTCCCGGAGGTTTTGCCGCAAGGAGTCTGGGACAAGGTAAACGTGCAGCGGTTCAGCATGAAGAATTGTGGCTCCTGTGAAAAGAAGTGCAAGTATTACAAAGTGCGCGCAGCATTAAAGTTTACGGATGGAGTGGTACTGTGCAATCAGGATTTTTTAACCCAGCATCTCATGAAACTCCGGCGCGGTCAGGAAGGGCTGATTAACGCCGCCGCTGATCTGCTTGTCGTGGATGAAGCACACAACTTGGATGATAAGGTGCGGAGTGCCACAACGGAGCGTTTCGGGCAAGGTATGCTCTTTGGAATGATTAAGAACGCATTCTATGAGCTGCGATCCTTTGACCAGAGCAGTGTGTCAGGTGAAAAGCGAGAGGCAGAGAGCGCAATCATCGCCTTCTATAACTGCCTGAAAGCACAAGTCCAAAAGCAGATCAACGAGGCAGAGCAGAATATGCGCTACGCTGACCGCTTTTTCTTCGACAACAATGGCAGTGCGATTGAACTGCTTACCGAGATGAACGCCGCCATACACAACCTTTCGTCCAGCATTCAGATTTATTCCAGCATGGATTTCAGAAACAACCGTTCCTTTGCTGCCTCTGATGATCTGGATGCCGTCAGCGAGTCCCTTTCAGAGCTTCTTGACCAGATAGACGATATGCTGATCTGGATTGAGCAGCACGGCAGCAACACGGAACTCGTCTATTGCCCTAAAAACACAAAAGAAATTGTGAGCCGCCTATACTTCAATGGTGATGAAAGAACCATCTTGACCTCTGCCACGCTGACGAACGCCACGAGCGGGTCTCTGGAAGAACAGTATTCTTACTTTATCAGCAATACCGGCTTTCCCGCTGGTGACCGCGGCTGCTTATCCGAGCCAAAGCCTTCCCCATATCCATACGATGAACACGCCATGATCTACTATTGCGACGATCTCCCGCACCCGACCAGAGAACATGAAGCCTTCATTGAAAAGGGTGTGGAGCGACTGCTTGAGATCCTGAGCATTTCCAACGGAAAGGCACTCGTGCTGTTTACGGCAAAGACCGACATGGAAGAGGTCTACTCCATTCTCAGTGAGAAAAATCTTCCGTACAAAATCTTGATGCAGCAGCCGGGATCGTCGCAGGACAAGGTGCTGAATGAGTTTAAGGAAGATACGAACTCCGTGCTTCTGGGGACGGGTGCATATTGGGAAGGTATCAGCATTGAAGGAAAAAGCCTTTCCAATGTCATCATTTTCCGGCTTCCGTTTCCTGTCCCCGATCCAATTATCGAGTATAAGTGTTCCGTTGCTAAGGATGCCCTGATGGATGTTCGTGTTCCCGAAATGATTATCAAGCTCAAGCAGGGCATCGGGCGATTGATCCGTAATTTCACAGACACCGGCATTGTCTGCATCATCGACCGAAGACTGCGGGACGAGCCGCCAGAACGCTATCATGACATCACATGGGACTCCCTGCCTATCAAGAAACGTACAAGCAGTCTGGACGAACTAAGGAAGTTTTACGAAGGTCTGCCCTCAGCCAAGGAATGA
- a CDS encoding NYN domain-containing protein, whose product MGNSVMLNGVEYAGQQIAYKDSTYELVSKVAYLIGVPLRIFQNEHEPPKIEIYNRLEQDKNARIIRNLCIIRTAIERNYRKINDIIRMEYRGLLSMPEILPMSSMQQLSNDGISFIKKSSTKLCHHIIEINRLISDRINNCKSLFPIWINWTYIKELFIMPNGLTEDGTKDAADIYYASLSYYPYQMYINWVPMDEGNVLYNDKKFATLLYQWHCDAFTEYSKVSDAGAFVKNNIYDFIDDSEKTVLVVDCENSDPYKLCATLKNLDYEVMQKITAIILFDDVHTATAWRILENYTRIPVEHIMIERIKQNKSLVDIKLTARACQEHYQKQVDSFVIVSSDSDYWGLISSLPDARFLVMIEREKCGPDMKAALAESGIFYCYLDDFYSGNSEDIKKNALFKEMYRWIDNSVHLNVNDMFDAALRNTRIEMSPAERRQFYEKHIRHMTLTIDENGNVSIELKRG is encoded by the coding sequence ATGGGCAATTCAGTCATGTTGAATGGCGTCGAATATGCCGGACAGCAGATTGCTTATAAAGACAGCACCTATGAGCTTGTGTCAAAGGTAGCATATCTGATCGGCGTCCCGCTTCGTATTTTCCAAAATGAACACGAGCCGCCGAAGATAGAGATATACAACCGGCTTGAACAGGATAAAAATGCCCGTATCATTCGTAATCTATGTATCATCCGCACCGCCATTGAGCGCAATTACCGGAAAATAAATGACATCATACGGATGGAATACCGTGGGCTTCTTTCGATGCCTGAGATCCTTCCAATGTCCAGTATGCAGCAGCTTTCAAATGACGGAATCAGCTTTATCAAAAAGTCGAGTACAAAGCTCTGCCACCACATTATCGAGATCAACCGGCTGATTTCAGACCGCATCAACAACTGCAAAAGCCTCTTTCCAATCTGGATTAACTGGACGTACATAAAAGAGCTGTTCATTATGCCAAACGGCTTGACAGAGGACGGAACGAAAGATGCTGCCGATATTTATTACGCAAGTCTCTCCTACTACCCCTATCAAATGTATATCAACTGGGTACCGATGGACGAGGGTAATGTCCTCTATAATGATAAGAAGTTTGCTACCCTGCTTTATCAATGGCATTGCGACGCCTTCACGGAATACAGTAAAGTCTCTGATGCAGGGGCTTTTGTAAAAAACAATATCTACGACTTCATTGATGACAGCGAGAAGACCGTATTGGTGGTGGACTGCGAAAACTCCGACCCGTACAAGCTGTGTGCCACGCTCAAAAATCTTGATTATGAGGTCATGCAGAAAATTACGGCGATCATTCTCTTTGATGACGTACATACCGCTACGGCATGGCGGATTCTTGAAAACTACACCCGCATCCCCGTTGAGCATATCATGATTGAGCGGATCAAGCAGAACAAATCACTGGTAGACATCAAGCTCACCGCAAGAGCCTGTCAGGAACACTACCAGAAGCAAGTGGATTCCTTCGTCATCGTCTCAAGCGATTCCGACTACTGGGGGCTTATCTCTTCCTTGCCGGACGCCAGATTCCTTGTCATGATTGAGCGGGAAAAATGCGGACCGGATATGAAGGCGGCACTCGCAGAATCCGGGATATTCTACTGCTATCTGGATGACTTCTACTCTGGCAACAGCGAGGACATCAAGAAAAACGCACTATTCAAGGAGATGTACCGCTGGATTGACAACTCCGTTCACCTGAACGTCAACGATATGTTTGACGCTGCTCTGCGAAACACGAGGATCGAAATGTCTCCCGCAGAGCGGCGGCAGTTCTATGAGAAGCACATCAGACACATGACGCTGACCATCGACGAGAACGGAAACGTCAGCATTGAACTGAAACGCGGATAG
- a CDS encoding HsdR family type I site-specific deoxyribonuclease, translating into MLFLTRMLMKSTFFHSPTILIITDRTDLDDQLSKQFVASKKYIGDETVVSIDSREKLRQELQGRASGGVYMTTIQKFTEDLELLTDRANVICISDEAHRSQINLDQKVKVTAEGVERSYGFAKYLHDSLPNATYVGFTGTPVDGTIEVFGPVVDAYTMTEAVKDGITVNLVYDGRAARVTLDQAKVREIEDYYDRCAVEGANEHQIEESQKAVAHIDAIIGDPDRLHAVAEDFINHYETRVAEGATVAGKAMFVCSNRKIAYAFYQIIVGMRPEWAEKKVCPDGVQLTEKEKKELKPIEKIKLIMTRNKDDEPELYEMLGTKDDRKEFDRQFKNVKSNFKIAIVVDMWLTGFDVPALDTIYIDKPIQQHSLIQTISRVNRVYTGKDKGLIVDYIGIKKNMNLALKKYTNFESDEFEGVEQSITIVKDQLDVLAQMFHNFNSTDYFNGSPKEQLACLNRAVEYVQLTEDLETRFMAAVKRMKQAFNLCSSSEAISDKEKDYLHFYCAVRSILFKLTKGDAPDISQMNARVRELLEGAIQSDGIEELFETGKHISVDIFSDEYLDKINAIQLPNTKIKVLQRLLSQAIDEYKKVNRIMGMEFSDRLKRVVDEYNNRRRDEAFANEVLDDVAEQLAKLLEELKKEKDSFKGMGIDYEEKAFYDILKAVAKKYEFEYPDDKMIELSKRIKIIVDDKAKYTDWSTRDDIKANLQVDLILLLDEFDYPP; encoded by the coding sequence ATGCTCTTCCTCACAAGAATGCTTATGAAGAGTACCTTCTTCCATAGCCCTACAATCCTGATTATTACCGACCGAACGGATTTGGATGACCAGCTCTCAAAGCAGTTTGTAGCATCCAAGAAGTACATTGGTGACGAAACCGTTGTGAGCATTGATTCCCGCGAAAAGCTGCGTCAGGAACTTCAAGGCAGGGCAAGCGGTGGGGTGTACATGACCACCATCCAAAAGTTCACCGAGGACTTGGAGCTTCTGACGGATAGAGCGAATGTGATCTGCATATCCGATGAAGCACACCGTAGTCAGATAAACCTCGATCAGAAAGTCAAGGTCACTGCCGAAGGTGTAGAGCGAAGCTATGGATTCGCAAAGTACCTACACGATTCTCTCCCCAATGCTACCTATGTCGGTTTCACCGGCACGCCCGTAGATGGCACGATTGAAGTCTTCGGTCCGGTTGTCGATGCCTACACAATGACAGAGGCGGTCAAAGACGGTATCACAGTCAACCTTGTCTACGACGGACGCGCTGCACGGGTCACTCTTGATCAGGCAAAGGTTCGGGAAATTGAAGATTATTATGACCGCTGTGCTGTTGAAGGTGCAAATGAGCATCAGATTGAGGAAAGCCAGAAGGCGGTTGCTCATATTGATGCGATCATCGGTGATCCTGACCGACTTCACGCAGTTGCGGAGGACTTCATTAACCACTATGAGACCCGCGTTGCCGAAGGAGCTACCGTTGCAGGAAAAGCAATGTTTGTCTGCTCTAATCGCAAGATTGCATACGCTTTTTATCAGATTATAGTTGGAATGAGACCGGAATGGGCAGAGAAAAAGGTTTGCCCTGACGGGGTTCAACTGACGGAAAAAGAGAAAAAGGAACTCAAACCCATCGAGAAGATCAAGCTCATCATGACGCGAAATAAAGATGATGAGCCTGAGCTTTATGAAATGCTGGGAACGAAAGATGATCGCAAGGAGTTTGACCGTCAGTTTAAGAACGTTAAATCAAACTTCAAAATTGCCATCGTTGTTGATATGTGGCTTACCGGCTTCGACGTACCGGCACTCGACACAATCTACATCGACAAGCCCATCCAGCAGCACAGCCTTATCCAGACGATTTCCCGCGTCAACCGCGTCTATACCGGCAAGGACAAGGGCTTGATCGTGGACTACATCGGCATTAAGAAAAACATGAATCTCGCCCTCAAGAAATACACCAACTTTGAGAGCGACGAGTTTGAAGGCGTCGAGCAGTCTATCACGATTGTTAAAGACCAGCTCGATGTCTTGGCTCAGATGTTCCACAACTTCAATAGCACGGATTACTTCAACGGCTCACCGAAAGAGCAGCTTGCTTGCCTCAATCGGGCTGTTGAGTATGTACAGCTCACGGAAGATTTGGAAACTCGCTTTATGGCGGCAGTCAAACGCATGAAACAAGCGTTCAACCTATGCAGTTCAAGTGAGGCTATCTCTGATAAAGAAAAGGACTATCTGCACTTCTACTGTGCTGTGCGCTCTATTCTTTTCAAACTCACAAAGGGCGATGCCCCCGACATTTCACAAATGAATGCCCGCGTCCGTGAACTTCTTGAAGGTGCAATTCAATCTGATGGTATAGAGGAATTGTTTGAAACGGGAAAGCATATCTCTGTTGATATTTTCAGTGACGAGTATCTGGATAAGATCAACGCGATCCAATTACCGAACACTAAAATCAAGGTATTGCAGCGGCTTCTCTCTCAGGCGATTGATGAGTATAAAAAGGTCAACCGCATTATGGGCATGGAGTTCTCAGACCGCCTCAAGCGGGTTGTTGATGAGTACAACAATCGCCGTCGTGATGAGGCTTTTGCTAATGAAGTCCTTGACGATGTGGCGGAGCAGCTTGCGAAGCTCCTTGAAGAACTCAAAAAGGAAAAAGACTCCTTCAAGGGCATGGGAATTGACTACGAGGAAAAAGCCTTTTATGACATTCTCAAGGCGGTTGCCAAGAAGTATGAGTTCGAGTACCCGGACGATAAGATGATTGAATTGTCAAAGCGGATTAAGATTATTGTCGATGACAAAGCTAAATACACCGACTGGTCTACCCGTGATGACATTAAGGCAAATCTGCAAGTTGACCTCATACTGCTACTGGATGAATTTGACTATCCCCCGTAA
- a CDS encoding type I restriction endonuclease, giving the protein MQRNKLYAHNDEKRIVNSENLPNRYPISYPDVQEMIDFALDCTGLILGILTDVNHATQYSNIDDWEGTLMLARLGLKYQEYDFQQSEKAFEAEMQRQLGEMIMANFNEHSLEMSIMDLFQDEGYIYLNGEQIHRERSEVLLIDDLRKYLLNRYASEGLTPSEVDSIILRLRSISGTIYEANKAVCKMICDGFIFNREDHTKKDIYIELIDFDEPEKNVFKIVNQFEIEGINNQLRIPDGIVFINGIPVVVLEFKSAVKENTTIMDAYTQLTVRYRRDIPELFKYNAFIVISDGANNKYGSFFSPYDFFYAWRKIEADDKELDGINSLVTMVSGLFRKERLLAVIKDFVYFPDSSDKDLKIVCRYPQYFAAVKLFENIKAHLRPEGTARAAHTSARQAAEKAILCSSSQECL; this is encoded by the coding sequence ATGCAGAGAAACAAACTCTATGCCCACAACGATGAGAAGCGCATCGTGAACAGTGAAAACCTTCCGAATCGTTACCCTATTTCCTATCCGGACGTTCAGGAAATGATAGACTTTGCGCTTGATTGTACGGGCTTGATTCTTGGTATTCTCACAGATGTAAACCACGCAACTCAATACTCAAATATAGATGACTGGGAAGGTACACTCATGCTGGCACGTCTGGGTTTGAAGTATCAGGAGTACGACTTCCAGCAAAGTGAAAAAGCCTTTGAAGCAGAAATGCAGAGGCAGTTAGGGGAAATGATAATGGCGAACTTCAATGAGCATTCTCTTGAAATGTCCATCATGGATTTGTTTCAAGATGAAGGGTATATCTATTTGAATGGTGAGCAGATCCACCGTGAACGCTCTGAGGTTCTGCTTATCGACGATCTGCGGAAATACCTCCTGAACAGGTATGCCTCAGAGGGACTTACCCCAAGCGAAGTTGATAGCATCATCCTTCGCCTGAGGTCTATTTCCGGTACGATCTACGAAGCAAACAAAGCAGTCTGCAAAATGATTTGTGACGGCTTCATCTTCAACCGTGAGGATCACACAAAGAAAGACATTTACATTGAGCTGATTGACTTTGATGAGCCAGAGAAAAACGTGTTCAAGATCGTCAATCAATTTGAAATTGAAGGCATCAACAACCAGCTACGCATACCGGACGGGATTGTCTTCATCAACGGCATTCCTGTTGTTGTGCTTGAGTTCAAGAGCGCAGTCAAAGAAAACACAACGATCATGGACGCCTATACTCAGCTTACCGTGCGTTATCGCCGTGATATTCCTGAACTCTTCAAGTATAACGCCTTCATCGTCATAAGCGATGGTGCAAATAATAAATACGGTTCCTTCTTCTCCCCGTATGACTTCTTCTATGCGTGGAGAAAGATTGAAGCTGACGATAAGGAATTGGACGGCATCAATTCCCTTGTAACTATGGTGAGTGGACTGTTCCGCAAAGAACGGCTTTTGGCAGTCATCAAGGATTTTGTCTATTTCCCTGATAGCTCGGACAAAGACCTCAAAATCGTCTGCCGCTATCCTCAGTATTTTGCTGCGGTCAAGCTGTTTGAGAATATCAAGGCACATCTCAGACCGGAGGGGACGGCAAGGGCGGCACATACTTCGGCGCGACAGGCTGCGGAAAAAGCTATACTATGCTCTTCCTCACAAGAATGCTTATGA
- a CDS encoding restriction endonuclease subunit S, whose translation MQYGYTETATTEPVGPKFLRITDIAQNYIDWNGVPYCPISEENHEKYVLSEGDVVVARTGATVGYAKMVGRNIPDSVFASFLVRIRPIDDEYRYYFGLAITSAEFLNFVQTNAGGSAQPQANPPLLGEFELSIPNKQSLPEFNTKISSFLGVIESNETEISKLHEVKDTMVKMLSSR comes from the coding sequence ATGCAGTACGGTTACACTGAAACAGCTACCACCGAACCAGTTGGACCGAAGTTCTTGCGTATAACAGACATCGCTCAAAATTATATTGATTGGAATGGTGTACCATATTGTCCAATCAGCGAGGAAAATCATGAAAAATATGTTCTCTCGGAAGGCGATGTCGTTGTAGCTCGGACAGGAGCAACCGTGGGGTATGCTAAAATGGTCGGCAGAAATATTCCCGATTCTGTATTTGCATCGTTCCTTGTTAGAATAAGACCCATTGATGACGAATACAGATACTACTTTGGACTTGCAATTACATCTGCCGAGTTCCTTAATTTTGTTCAGACGAACGCTGGGGGTTCAGCTCAACCGCAAGCAAATCCTCCGCTTTTAGGGGAATTTGAGCTTTCTATTCCTAATAAGCAAAGTCTGCCAGAGTTCAACACAAAGATTTCCTCGTTTCTCGGAGTTATCGAGTCTAATGAAACGGAAATATCAAAGCTCCACGAGGTCAAAGATACAATGGTGAAGATGTTATCAAGCCGCTAA
- a CDS encoding restriction endonuclease subunit S yields the protein MKEGYRLLGDFIRQVDVRNTDGKEENLLGVSVQKMFIPSIANTVGTDFTKYKVVKRGQFTYIPDTSRRGDKIGIALLTDYDEGLVSNIYTVFEVKDENELLPEYLMLWFSRPEFDRYARFKSHGSVREIMDWDEMCKVELPVPSIEKQRSIVKAYNTITDRIELKRKINDNLAA from the coding sequence ATGAAAGAAGGATATAGGCTGCTTGGAGACTTCATTCGCCAAGTCGATGTCAGGAACACAGACGGAAAAGAGGAAAACCTTTTAGGTGTTTCCGTCCAAAAGATGTTCATTCCCTCTATTGCAAACACGGTTGGTACCGACTTTACGAAATACAAGGTAGTCAAACGGGGGCAGTTTACCTACATTCCAGATACTTCTCGGCGTGGAGACAAAATTGGTATTGCTCTTCTAACGGATTATGATGAGGGGCTTGTCAGCAATATCTATACCGTTTTTGAAGTGAAAGATGAAAACGAGCTACTGCCCGAATACCTAATGCTCTGGTTCAGCAGACCGGAGTTTGATCGTTATGCACGTTTTAAGTCTCACGGCAGCGTCCGGGAAATTATGGACTGGGATGAAATGTGCAAGGTTGAACTGCCTGTCCCCTCTATCGAGAAGCAACGCAGCATTGTAAAGGCATACAATACGATTACGGATCGGATTGAACTCAAGCGGAAGATAAATGATAATTTAGCGGCTTGA
- the xerA gene encoding site-specific tyrosine recombinase/integron integrase, giving the protein MKEHLIQEVQRQMLPYLNNAQLKQLKAVLEKALTGVTVHRDKAADVSESVDMVSLFITAKRIEGCSEKTLNYYRQTIFAMLSGIGKLAQEITTEDLRRYLTDYQTQRKSSKVTIDNIRRILSSYFSWMEDEDHIVKSPVRRIHKVKTAKVIKETYSDETLEIMRDNCSSIRDLAMIDLLASSGMRVGEMSALNRDDINFNERECVVFGKGSKERIVYFDARTKIHLQNYLESRSDSNPALFVSLASPHGRLQIGGIERRLRELGRRLDLPRVHPHKFRRTLATSAIDKGMPIEQVQQLLGHQKIDTTMHYAMVKQQNVKLAHRKYIG; this is encoded by the coding sequence ATGAAAGAACATCTAATTCAAGAAGTGCAGCGGCAGATGCTTCCGTATCTGAACAATGCACAGCTCAAGCAGCTTAAAGCTGTACTTGAGAAGGCACTGACCGGCGTAACAGTCCATCGAGACAAAGCTGCTGATGTAAGTGAAAGCGTAGACATGGTTTCCTTGTTTATCACAGCCAAGCGAATTGAGGGTTGCTCGGAAAAAACGCTGAACTACTATCGCCAGACCATCTTTGCAATGCTGTCCGGCATTGGAAAATTGGCGCAGGAAATCACCACAGAAGACTTGCGCAGGTATCTCACGGACTACCAAACGCAAAGAAAATCCAGCAAGGTCACGATTGATAACATTCGCAGGATTCTATCCAGCTACTTCTCGTGGATGGAGGATGAAGATCATATCGTGAAAAGTCCGGTTCGCCGCATACATAAGGTCAAAACGGCGAAGGTAATCAAAGAGACTTATTCAGACGAGACTTTGGAGATCATGCGAGATAATTGCTCTTCTATCCGTGATCTCGCCATGATTGATCTGTTGGCATCCTCTGGAATGCGTGTCGGAGAAATGAGCGCACTCAACAGAGATGACATCAATTTCAACGAGCGCGAATGCGTAGTGTTCGGAAAAGGCAGCAAGGAAAGAATCGTTTACTTCGATGCCAGGACGAAGATTCACCTTCAAAACTATTTGGAGAGCCGTAGTGACAGCAATCCCGCTTTGTTTGTTTCTCTGGCATCCCCACATGGGCGGTTACAGATCGGCGGTATTGAAAGACGATTGCGGGAGTTGGGACGACGACTGGATTTGCCTCGTGTCCACCCACATAAGTTCCGAAGAACATTGGCAACATCAGCCATAGATAAAGGAATGCCCATAGAGCAAGTCCAGCAGCTCTTAGGGCATCAGAAGATCGACACGACCATGCACTATGCTATGGTCAAACAGCAAAACGTCAAGCTGGCACACAGAAAATACATAGGGTGA